Proteins from one Natrinema salinisoli genomic window:
- the rdfA gene encoding rod-determining factor RdfA, with the protein MTDHLAAPGPDPKVLRLIRKYELEGLGDELEAQWTRPDDRSSLRGLADSFNERLLRAALDDAGVDTITDDVSRLYALLDGDEGSRGERTAARRRLERADVDVETLQDEFVSYGAIRSYLTGYRDASLPESEADVRETESRTIEGLRQRTIAVTESKLARLRDGGHLQLGSHRVLADVQVLCEECGRQYDVARLLETGTCDCEDS; encoded by the coding sequence ATGACCGATCACCTCGCAGCGCCGGGACCGGATCCCAAAGTCCTGCGTCTCATCCGGAAATACGAACTCGAGGGCCTCGGCGACGAACTCGAGGCTCAGTGGACCCGTCCGGACGACCGATCGAGTCTCCGAGGGCTCGCCGACTCGTTCAACGAACGGCTCCTCCGGGCCGCGCTCGATGACGCCGGTGTCGACACGATTACCGACGACGTCAGTCGGCTCTACGCCCTTCTCGACGGCGACGAAGGAAGTCGCGGCGAACGAACTGCGGCCAGGCGGCGACTCGAGCGAGCGGACGTCGACGTCGAGACGTTGCAAGACGAATTCGTCTCCTACGGGGCGATCCGGTCGTACCTCACCGGCTATCGGGACGCGTCGCTCCCGGAATCTGAGGCGGACGTCCGGGAGACGGAGTCCCGAACGATCGAGGGACTCCGCCAGCGGACGATCGCGGTCACCGAGAGCAAACTCGCTCGACTGCGGGACGGCGGGCACCTGCAACTCGGTTCCCACCGGGTCCTCGCCGACGTCCAGGTCCTCTGCGAGGAGTGTGGTCGACAGTACGACGTCGCCAGGCTGCTTGAGACCGGCACGTGCGACTGCGAGGATTCCTGA
- a CDS encoding HEAT repeat domain-containing protein produces the protein MSTGIPEDEAILETARTDPEAVDLETIVALFDAEQGQVRNVALRCVRFVAIDDPGRVAAISEHVVERLDDEFAVAGSTAAAVLARIAPEHPDAVRPAVPALVGKLDEHPPQTGYRAARALTPLLEDDPAEFVSEADVLFDVLVDPPEVWAPESEELQDLPRKKRESITNLLASRRDEIATDEARARVIREFAAHALVEVTALDPDAIADRLEELPPALAREPPLARAATIDVVANVAREESAAAAPVIEALIDRLEDDADVVRIHAVRALGFAEATDAVEPLRAVAEDADGELGELAADTADWLAEAS, from the coding sequence ATGTCCACAGGAATTCCGGAGGACGAGGCCATCCTCGAGACTGCACGGACCGATCCCGAGGCGGTCGACCTCGAGACGATCGTCGCGCTGTTCGACGCCGAGCAGGGACAGGTTCGCAACGTCGCGTTGCGGTGCGTGCGCTTCGTCGCGATCGACGATCCCGGTCGCGTCGCGGCGATCAGCGAGCACGTCGTCGAGCGCCTGGACGACGAGTTCGCCGTCGCGGGGAGCACCGCCGCCGCCGTCCTCGCGCGCATCGCTCCCGAGCACCCCGACGCGGTCCGTCCGGCGGTTCCCGCGCTCGTCGGAAAGCTCGACGAGCACCCGCCACAGACCGGGTACCGGGCGGCGCGAGCGCTGACGCCGCTGCTCGAGGACGACCCGGCCGAATTCGTATCGGAAGCCGACGTGCTCTTCGACGTGCTGGTCGATCCACCCGAGGTGTGGGCCCCGGAGTCCGAAGAGCTGCAAGACCTGCCCCGCAAAAAGCGAGAGTCGATCACGAACCTGCTGGCCTCCCGGCGGGACGAGATCGCGACAGACGAGGCGCGTGCCAGGGTGATACGGGAATTCGCCGCCCACGCGCTCGTCGAGGTGACCGCACTGGATCCCGACGCGATCGCGGACCGGCTCGAGGAACTGCCACCTGCTCTCGCGCGTGAGCCGCCGCTCGCCAGAGCAGCGACCATCGACGTCGTTGCAAACGTCGCCAGGGAGGAGTCGGCGGCTGCTGCCCCGGTGATCGAGGCGCTGATCGATCGGCTCGAGGACGACGCGGACGTCGTCCGTATACACGCGGTTCGCGCGCTGGGCTTTGCCGAGGCGACGGACGCGGTCGAACCGCTTCGAGCCGTGGCCGAGGACGCCGACGGTGAGCTGGGGGAGTTAGCCGCGGACACCGCCGATTGGTTGGCCGAGGCGTCGTGA